A window from Acidimicrobiia bacterium encodes these proteins:
- a CDS encoding DUF3303 family protein: MPPRRKFVTTWTAREHGAASAEAVRRGLELFGKWSPPDDVTFHEFVGRLDGTGGFAVIETDNPPSLGEASAKFGPYFEFHIYPVVDIGDQAALGSEGVEWRASI, translated from the coding sequence GTGCCGCCGCGTCGAAAGTTCGTCACGACATGGACCGCACGCGAACACGGGGCCGCCTCGGCGGAGGCGGTTCGACGGGGGCTCGAGCTCTTCGGGAAGTGGTCGCCACCCGATGACGTCACGTTCCACGAGTTCGTGGGGCGTCTCGACGGCACCGGCGGGTTCGCCGTCATCGAGACCGACAACCCGCCGAGTCTTGGTGAGGCCTCGGCCAAGTTCGGGCCCTACTTCGAGTTCCACATCTACCCGGTCGTCGACATCGGCGACCAGGCAGCACTCGGCTCTGAGGGCGTCGAATGGAGGGCGTCGATCTAG
- a CDS encoding flavin reductase family protein, with the protein MSRTLDDLCGDLSYPMVAVSASSDDGERDACLVGFSTQISIQPWRYLVGLSVRNRTFQLAQRCPVVAVHFLQTGDLDLARLLGSASERDADNGKSTRLETLWSEGPEGSALIDGCENWFVGRILARHPCGDHVAHVLEPVAQNVSSGPFEQLDGSAVMDLEPGQAP; encoded by the coding sequence ATGAGCCGCACACTCGACGACCTCTGCGGTGACCTGTCGTACCCGATGGTCGCGGTGTCGGCGTCATCCGACGACGGCGAGCGCGACGCGTGCCTCGTCGGGTTCTCGACCCAAATCAGCATCCAGCCGTGGCGCTACCTCGTCGGGCTCTCCGTGCGGAACAGGACCTTCCAGCTCGCGCAGCGCTGCCCTGTCGTGGCGGTGCACTTCCTGCAAACGGGGGATCTGGACCTTGCCCGACTCCTGGGGTCGGCCAGCGAGCGGGATGCCGACAACGGCAAGTCGACCCGCCTGGAGACGCTGTGGTCCGAGGGCCCCGAGGGCTCCGCGCTGATCGACGGTTGCGAGAACTGGTTCGTGGGTCGGATCCTCGCCCGCCACCCGTGCGGCGACCACGTGGCCCATGTGCTCGAGCCCGTGGCTCAGAACGTGTCGTCCGGGCCCTTCGAGCAACTCGATGGGTCCGCCGTGATGGATCTGGAGCCCGGGCAGGCGCCCTAG
- the topA gene encoding type I DNA topoisomerase: MAKPLVIVESPAKARTIEEYLGGEYTVKSSVGHVRDLASNASQVPEKWRGTEAGRYSVEIDNHFRPIYIIPAGKKKVVAELRKAMSNADELYLATDEDREGEAISWHVREVLDKQISASTPVKRMVFHEITPEALQEAMNNPRELDMKLVEAQEGRRVLDRLVGWDLFTVLRRKVGQGLSAGRVQSVATRLVVERERARMAFRSGEYWDLEAVFSADGATVDARLLEIDGRRIATGRDFDPDTGRLADDSAVLQLGGDDAKALRERLGSTDFSVTSVESKPYTSNPKPPFITSTLQQEAGRKLGFSASRTMAIAQRLYERGYITYMRTDSVNLSSQAVAAARSQIRELYGAEYLPEKPRSYSRKVKNAQEAHEAIRPAGESFRVPDSVSGELDADERKVYELVWKRTVACQMAASRGHNLAVRIVGDSSNQETCTFAASGKTIEFPGYLRAYVEGSDDPDARLDDQESPLPPLTEGQSVGCEELEPTSHATKPPARYTEASLVKELEERGIGRPSTYASVIGTIIERGYVFKKGSALVPAFIAFAVVQLLERHFTHLIDYGFTARMEEDLDVIARGEGESEKWLDQFYNGNGQPGLKELTTDEQIAGIDAREVNCIHLNLDAGDDVPETVVRCGRYGPFLDRDGETASLPEDLPPDELTLEYIEQRFTQAKDGGRVVGIDPVSGDEILAKDGRFGPFLQVGELTDDGPKPRTASLFKTMSLETVDLDTALKLLSLPRVVGEDSEGREITAQNGRYGPYLKRSDGESRSLEEEEHIFSVTVGEAEALYAQPKRRGRQRTALAELGEHPDNGKQVKILEGRYGPYATDGVTNASIPRGRTPEEVTLNEAVEMLRDRLAKGPVKKAKKKPAKKTTKKATKKKAAKKKAAKKKPAKRKPTAKRKAPAKKPTAKRKAPAKKAAGEPAAPDGDS; encoded by the coding sequence GTGGCCAAGCCACTCGTGATCGTTGAATCCCCCGCCAAAGCACGCACCATCGAGGAGTACCTCGGTGGCGAGTACACCGTGAAGTCGAGCGTGGGGCATGTTCGCGATCTGGCCAGCAACGCTTCACAGGTTCCGGAGAAGTGGAGGGGAACAGAGGCCGGTCGCTACAGCGTCGAGATCGACAACCACTTCCGGCCCATCTACATCATCCCCGCCGGAAAGAAGAAGGTGGTGGCCGAGCTCCGCAAGGCGATGAGCAACGCCGACGAGCTCTACCTCGCCACCGACGAGGACCGCGAGGGTGAGGCCATCTCCTGGCACGTCCGGGAGGTCCTCGACAAGCAGATCAGCGCCAGCACCCCGGTGAAGCGCATGGTCTTCCACGAGATCACGCCCGAGGCGCTCCAGGAGGCGATGAACAACCCCCGAGAGCTCGACATGAAGCTGGTGGAGGCCCAGGAGGGGCGCCGCGTCCTCGACCGTCTCGTGGGGTGGGACCTCTTCACGGTCCTTCGCCGCAAGGTCGGCCAGGGACTGTCGGCCGGGCGCGTCCAGAGTGTGGCCACTCGACTCGTCGTGGAGCGCGAACGCGCACGGATGGCGTTCCGAAGCGGCGAGTACTGGGACCTCGAGGCCGTCTTCTCCGCCGATGGAGCGACCGTCGACGCGCGGCTCCTCGAGATCGACGGTCGCCGGATCGCCACAGGGCGCGACTTCGATCCCGACACCGGCCGGCTCGCCGACGACTCGGCCGTGCTCCAACTCGGTGGCGACGACGCGAAGGCACTACGGGAACGTCTCGGCTCCACCGATTTCTCGGTGACCTCGGTGGAGTCGAAGCCCTACACGTCGAACCCCAAGCCGCCGTTCATCACGTCGACCCTCCAGCAGGAAGCGGGACGCAAGCTCGGGTTCTCGGCATCGCGCACGATGGCAATCGCCCAGCGCCTCTACGAGCGTGGCTACATCACCTACATGCGCACCGACTCGGTCAACCTCTCCTCGCAGGCCGTGGCGGCCGCCCGCTCCCAGATCCGTGAGCTGTACGGCGCCGAGTACCTTCCCGAGAAGCCGCGCAGCTACTCGCGCAAGGTCAAGAACGCCCAGGAGGCGCACGAGGCGATCCGCCCCGCCGGGGAGTCGTTCCGGGTCCCCGACTCGGTGTCGGGGGAGCTCGACGCCGACGAACGCAAGGTCTACGAACTCGTGTGGAAGCGCACCGTTGCCTGCCAGATGGCGGCGTCGCGCGGTCACAATCTCGCGGTCCGCATCGTCGGCGACTCCAGCAATCAGGAAACGTGTACGTTCGCCGCGAGCGGCAAGACCATCGAGTTCCCCGGCTACCTGCGCGCCTACGTGGAAGGGTCCGACGACCCCGACGCGCGCCTCGACGACCAGGAGAGCCCGCTCCCGCCCCTCACCGAGGGGCAGTCGGTCGGCTGTGAGGAGCTCGAACCCACGAGCCATGCGACCAAGCCACCCGCTCGCTACACCGAGGCCAGCCTCGTCAAGGAGTTGGAGGAGCGCGGCATCGGTCGCCCGTCCACCTACGCCAGCGTGATCGGCACGATCATCGAGCGCGGCTACGTCTTCAAGAAGGGCTCCGCGCTCGTTCCGGCGTTCATCGCGTTCGCAGTGGTGCAGCTGCTGGAGCGCCACTTCACGCACCTCATCGACTACGGCTTCACGGCGCGCATGGAGGAGGACCTCGACGTGATCGCCCGTGGCGAGGGTGAGTCGGAGAAGTGGCTCGACCAGTTCTACAACGGGAACGGGCAGCCGGGGCTCAAGGAGCTCACCACCGACGAGCAGATCGCCGGGATCGACGCCCGCGAGGTCAACTGCATCCACCTGAACCTCGACGCGGGCGACGACGTCCCTGAGACCGTCGTGCGCTGCGGCCGCTACGGCCCGTTCCTCGACCGCGACGGCGAGACGGCATCGCTTCCCGAGGACCTGCCCCCCGACGAGCTCACGCTCGAGTACATCGAGCAGCGCTTCACGCAGGCCAAGGACGGCGGTCGCGTCGTCGGTATCGATCCGGTGAGCGGTGACGAGATCCTCGCCAAGGACGGGCGCTTCGGCCCGTTCCTCCAGGTCGGTGAGCTCACCGACGACGGCCCGAAGCCCAGGACGGCGTCGCTGTTCAAGACCATGAGCCTCGAGACCGTCGACCTCGACACGGCCCTGAAGCTCCTGTCTCTTCCCCGCGTCGTCGGCGAGGACTCCGAGGGACGTGAGATCACCGCGCAGAACGGCCGCTACGGCCCCTACCTGAAACGCTCCGACGGTGAGAGCCGCAGCCTCGAGGAGGAGGAACACATCTTCTCGGTCACCGTTGGCGAGGCGGAGGCCCTCTACGCGCAACCCAAGCGGCGCGGTCGTCAGAGGACGGCGCTGGCCGAGCTGGGCGAGCACCCCGACAACGGCAAGCAGGTGAAGATCCTCGAGGGCCGCTACGGCCCCTACGCCACCGACGGCGTCACCAACGCGTCGATTCCCCGCGGTCGCACCCCCGAGGAGGTCACGCTCAACGAGGCCGTGGAGATGCTCCGCGACCGCCTCGCCAAGGGCCCGGTCAAGAAGGCGAAGAAGAAGCCGGCGAAGAAGACGACGAAGAAGGCCACCAAGAAGAAGGCGGCGAAGAAGAAGGCGGCGAAGAAGAAGCCGGCGAAGAGGAAGCCGACGGCGAAGCGGAAGGCACCGGCGAAGAAGCCGACGGCGAAGCGGAAGGCACCGGCGAAGAAGGCGGCGGGCGAGCCGGCCGCGCCCGACGGTGACAGCTAG
- a CDS encoding sodium-translocating pyrophosphatase, translated as MDSVPYIAAGTALVGLVLAAYFFNVVKKADPGNERMQQLMAAIQEGSRAFLRREYTWVAAFVVLMTVLIAAFLDYGRPWGAIAYISGAVLSGLAGFVGMTVATMANARTTQAARTGPQEALPLAFRGGAVMGFTVAGLSLLGLAFSYLLYVEWLEVDDAFQVVTAFGLGASSIALFSRVGGGIYTKAADVGADLVGKVEAGIPEDDPRNPATIADNVGDNVGDVAGMGADLFESYSGSIIAPIALSAFAFAGTGAFQERALLFPLAIGAFGMIASVIGAFLVKTATNATPRDLARSLHRGTNVAAAITIVLAFVFGYVFFDDVAGVERWYGFSIAVAAGLLTGIGIGLVSEYFTSDHYGPVKKIAQQSQTGPATTILGGVSAGMLSVAAAVVLIVAGVGISYWSGDFALPDNDLSGIYGIALSAIGMLATTGVVVSVDAYGPIADNAGGIAEMAELPPEVREVTDSLDSLGNTTAAVAKGFAVGSAAVTALALFKTFEQAVFDSSGGDTVLHLSVGEISVFIGLFLGAMLPFLFAALTIDAVGRAANKMIEEVRRQFREIPGIREGNGTPEYAKCVDISTAAALREMVIPGLLAIVVPLVIGFISVDALGGFLAGALVSGFALAIFMANSGGAWDNAKKYVEAGNFGGKGSDVHKAAVIGDTVGDPFKDTSGPSMNILIKVMTIVSLVFVSAFV; from the coding sequence GTGGACTCCGTCCCGTACATCGCAGCCGGCACCGCCCTCGTGGGCCTCGTCCTCGCCGCGTACTTCTTCAACGTGGTGAAGAAGGCCGACCCGGGCAACGAGCGCATGCAGCAGCTCATGGCTGCCATCCAGGAGGGCTCGCGGGCCTTCCTTCGCCGGGAGTACACCTGGGTCGCGGCGTTCGTCGTCCTCATGACGGTGCTCATCGCCGCTTTCCTCGACTACGGGCGGCCGTGGGGCGCCATCGCCTACATCTCGGGGGCCGTCCTGTCGGGCCTGGCGGGATTCGTCGGGATGACGGTGGCCACGATGGCCAACGCCCGCACGACGCAGGCGGCGCGCACAGGACCGCAGGAGGCGCTCCCCCTGGCGTTTCGCGGCGGCGCCGTGATGGGCTTCACGGTGGCGGGGCTCAGCCTGCTCGGCCTCGCCTTCTCCTATCTCCTGTACGTGGAGTGGCTCGAGGTCGACGACGCGTTCCAGGTCGTCACCGCGTTCGGTCTGGGCGCCTCGTCGATCGCTCTGTTCAGCCGTGTCGGTGGTGGGATCTACACCAAGGCCGCCGATGTCGGCGCCGACCTCGTCGGCAAGGTCGAAGCGGGGATCCCCGAGGACGACCCCCGCAACCCCGCCACGATCGCCGACAACGTCGGCGACAACGTGGGCGACGTCGCCGGGATGGGTGCCGACCTCTTCGAGAGCTACAGCGGCTCGATCATCGCCCCGATCGCCCTGTCGGCGTTCGCCTTCGCCGGCACCGGTGCGTTCCAGGAGCGTGCGCTCCTGTTCCCGCTCGCCATCGGCGCCTTCGGGATGATCGCCTCTGTGATCGGTGCTTTCCTCGTCAAGACGGCCACCAACGCCACGCCACGCGACCTGGCGCGGTCGCTTCACCGCGGTACCAACGTCGCCGCAGCGATCACCATCGTGCTGGCCTTCGTGTTCGGTTACGTCTTCTTCGACGACGTCGCCGGAGTGGAGCGCTGGTACGGCTTCTCGATCGCCGTGGCGGCCGGGCTCCTGACCGGGATCGGCATCGGACTCGTGTCGGAGTACTTCACGTCCGACCACTACGGGCCTGTCAAGAAGATCGCGCAGCAGTCGCAGACCGGTCCTGCCACGACGATCCTCGGTGGCGTATCGGCCGGCATGCTGTCGGTGGCTGCGGCTGTCGTCCTGATCGTCGCCGGCGTCGGAATCTCCTACTGGTCGGGCGACTTCGCCCTTCCCGACAACGACCTCTCGGGTATCTACGGCATCGCACTGTCGGCCATCGGCATGCTGGCCACGACGGGTGTCGTGGTCAGCGTCGACGCCTACGGCCCGATCGCCGACAACGCGGGCGGTATCGCCGAGATGGCCGAGCTCCCACCCGAGGTGCGGGAGGTCACAGACTCGCTCGACTCGCTCGGCAACACGACGGCGGCGGTCGCCAAGGGCTTCGCCGTCGGCTCGGCGGCCGTCACCGCCCTGGCGCTCTTCAAGACCTTCGAGCAGGCGGTGTTCGACTCCTCGGGTGGCGACACCGTCCTCCACCTCAGTGTCGGTGAGATCTCGGTGTTCATCGGGCTCTTCCTCGGCGCGATGCTCCCGTTCCTGTTCGCGGCGCTCACGATCGACGCCGTCGGACGCGCCGCCAACAAGATGATCGAGGAGGTGCGCCGCCAGTTCCGGGAGATCCCCGGAATCCGCGAGGGGAACGGCACGCCCGAGTACGCCAAGTGTGTCGACATCTCGACGGCGGCGGCCCTGAGAGAGATGGTCATCCCGGGGCTCCTCGCGATCGTCGTCCCGCTCGTGATCGGCTTCATCAGCGTGGACGCCCTCGGTGGGTTCCTCGCCGGTGCTCTCGTGTCGGGCTTCGCCCTCGCCATCTTCATGGCCAACTCGGGTGGTGCCTGGGACAACGCCAAGAAGTACGTCGAGGCCGGCAACTTCGGCGGCAAGGGCTCCGACGTCCACAAGGCGGCCGTGATCGGCGACACCGTCGGCGACCCCTTCAAGGACACGTCGGGCCCGTCCATGAACATCCTCATCAAGGTCATGACCATCGTGTCGCTGGTCTTCGTGTCGGCGTTCGTCTGA
- a CDS encoding DUF368 domain-containing protein, translating into MPENATPPEHPTPARRRFDPWDALRGFAMGSADIVPGVSGGTVALILGFYARLVHNVHLGASVLGASVRLDTERARERFRAIEWGFLLTLVAGIGIAILTLARVISHLLDEHPIGTSAVFFGLVAGSVFIAWSYIRQPAPVHGAVALVVAVAAFFLLGLRSGATSDPSVWFLFLSGAVAICAMILPGISGSFILLMLGLYDYVIDAVKELDIGVLAVFAAGAVLGLALFSSFLDWMLRRYHDLVLAGLVGLMIGSLRVLWPWPHGTEDATLAAPDSGWPLAVLLAVVSAAAVVVLGMIGRRREALTEQTAT; encoded by the coding sequence GTGCCTGAGAACGCGACACCGCCGGAGCACCCGACTCCCGCACGACGCCGGTTCGACCCCTGGGACGCCCTCCGCGGCTTCGCCATGGGGTCGGCCGACATCGTGCCGGGCGTGTCGGGCGGCACGGTCGCGCTGATCCTCGGCTTCTACGCCCGCCTGGTCCACAACGTGCACCTCGGCGCCTCCGTGCTCGGCGCGTCCGTGCGCCTCGACACCGAGCGCGCCCGCGAGCGGTTCCGCGCGATCGAGTGGGGCTTCCTCCTCACCCTCGTCGCAGGGATCGGAATCGCCATCCTCACGCTGGCGCGCGTGATCAGCCATCTGCTCGACGAGCACCCGATCGGCACGTCCGCCGTGTTCTTCGGGCTCGTGGCCGGATCGGTGTTCATCGCCTGGAGCTACATACGGCAGCCTGCTCCGGTGCACGGCGCCGTGGCACTCGTGGTCGCCGTGGCGGCGTTCTTCCTTCTCGGTCTCCGGTCCGGCGCCACCTCGGACCCGTCGGTCTGGTTTCTGTTCCTGTCGGGCGCCGTCGCCATCTGCGCCATGATCCTGCCCGGCATCAGCGGCTCCTTCATCCTTCTCATGCTCGGGCTCTACGACTACGTCATCGACGCGGTCAAGGAACTCGACATCGGAGTTCTCGCCGTGTTCGCCGCCGGCGCGGTTCTCGGACTGGCCCTCTTCTCGTCCTTTCTCGACTGGATGCTGCGCCGGTACCACGACCTCGTTCTGGCGGGTCTCGTCGGGCTCATGATCGGGTCGTTGCGCGTCCTCTGGCCATGGCCGCACGGCACGGAGGACGCAACGCTCGCGGCGCCCGACTCGGGATGGCCGCTCGCCGTTCTCCTGGCCGTCGTGTCGGCCGCTGCCGTGGTCGTGCTCGGCATGATCGGTCGGCGTCGCGAGGCACTCACCGAGCAGACCGCCACTTGA
- a CDS encoding MFS transporter, translating into MTGSDDEHVSHIGSDDAPFIPHSADEDAVPPEPWRVFGSKAFFRLWIAQVFSSLGDWIGLLAILAIANRVSSGNAAALSLVMVARMLPGFIFAPICGALVDRWDRKRVMFVCDLSRAGIIALLPFVDTIFMLVVASFALEILTLFWGPAKDASVPHLVSRDALAQANSLSMVASFGTFPLGALVFASLAGLAEWLGNFDALSVLSADQEALALFLDALSYLASGIIVLSLPIPRKRRMGDQRADWVQTWRDVKDGIRYIATHELVRGVMIGLAGGLLGGGMMIPLGPVFSQEVLGEGTSGFGLLMFSLGLGAAIGVVLLLSVQRRLPREQVFWVSTVTVGVGIFLAASFSALPATMLITVVVGAGAGSGYVTGFTLLQEHTHDDVRGRTFAALYTIVRVCLLFALTVSPLFAGIFDAISDAAFTDSAFEVSGQVIHLPGVRLALWLGGLICVVAGLWSRHDIQDALRRQASDDSASGDPASDDETEEMSGG; encoded by the coding sequence GTGACCGGCTCCGACGATGAGCACGTCAGCCACATCGGATCCGACGACGCCCCGTTCATCCCGCACAGCGCTGACGAGGACGCCGTCCCACCCGAGCCGTGGCGCGTCTTCGGTTCCAAGGCCTTCTTCCGACTCTGGATCGCCCAGGTCTTCTCCAGTCTCGGCGACTGGATCGGGCTCCTGGCGATCCTCGCGATCGCAAACCGTGTCTCGAGCGGGAACGCCGCTGCACTGAGCCTGGTGATGGTGGCCCGGATGCTCCCCGGGTTCATCTTCGCCCCGATCTGTGGAGCGTTGGTCGACCGGTGGGACCGAAAGCGCGTCATGTTCGTCTGCGACCTGTCGCGCGCCGGGATCATCGCCCTGCTCCCGTTCGTCGACACGATCTTCATGCTCGTCGTGGCGTCGTTCGCGCTCGAGATCCTCACACTGTTCTGGGGGCCCGCGAAGGACGCGTCCGTTCCGCATCTCGTGTCGCGCGACGCCCTGGCCCAGGCCAACTCGTTGTCGATGGTCGCCAGTTTCGGGACGTTCCCCCTCGGAGCGCTCGTCTTCGCCAGCCTCGCCGGGCTCGCCGAGTGGCTCGGGAACTTCGACGCCTTGAGCGTGCTCTCTGCCGATCAGGAGGCGCTCGCGCTCTTCCTCGATGCCCTGAGCTACCTGGCGTCGGGGATCATCGTGCTGTCGCTGCCGATCCCACGGAAACGCCGGATGGGCGACCAGCGTGCCGACTGGGTTCAGACGTGGCGAGACGTGAAGGACGGCATCCGCTACATCGCGACCCACGAGCTCGTGCGCGGAGTGATGATCGGCCTGGCCGGCGGTCTTCTCGGCGGCGGCATGATGATCCCGCTCGGGCCGGTGTTCTCCCAGGAGGTCCTCGGTGAGGGGACGTCGGGCTTCGGTCTGCTCATGTTCTCGCTCGGGTTGGGTGCGGCCATCGGTGTCGTCCTGCTGCTCTCCGTGCAGCGCCGCCTGCCCCGCGAGCAGGTCTTCTGGGTGTCGACCGTCACGGTGGGTGTGGGCATCTTCCTGGCGGCATCGTTCTCCGCACTCCCCGCCACCATGCTCATCACGGTGGTCGTCGGGGCCGGAGCGGGCTCGGGCTACGTCACAGGCTTCACACTTCTCCAGGAGCACACACACGACGACGTACGCGGCCGGACGTTCGCCGCGCTCTACACGATCGTTCGCGTGTGCCTGCTCTTCGCGCTCACCGTCTCGCCGCTGTTCGCAGGGATCTTCGACGCCATCTCCGACGCGGCCTTCACCGACTCGGCCTTCGAGGTGAGCGGCCAGGTGATCCATCTCCCGGGTGTGCGGTTGGCCCTGTGGCTGGGCGGGCTGATCTGTGTGGTCGCCGGGCTCTGGTCGCGCCACGACATCCAGGACGCGCTCCGCAGGCAGGCGAGCGACGACTCTGCATCCGGAGACCCTGCATCCGACGACGAGACGGAGGAGATGTCGGGTGGTTGA
- a CDS encoding NAD-binding protein yields MEVDAAVRTVARVTRDYHWHLITALAVVALVLGYVGFREYSDAQGAGWTVGDVLYRDVQLLALESGSVEGDVPWALDVARFLAPVAAGFAVVSALLFIFRDQLEAVRIARLRGHVVVCGAGRKGSLAIRSLRDSGFRVVAVEQNASCAHIEAALERGAHVVRGDARDPALLRKAGVPRATHLVVVCGSDAASAEVAVQARELLTTTSGATLSCIADIADPQLCALLRREEIALRREIPFRLDFFNAQEAGARILLREHPPDSRGNSSGEVHMVVVGLGDFGTRLVAQAALSMHGTERPIASKLRVTVVDREAGRRVARLRGLHPRIEDVCDVVALDMDIGSAEFRSGDFLTNAGGPVTATSVYVCLGSDADGLSTAFSLAPQLRDSAVPIVVRTSESTGLARLASDVEKRSGRCELAVFPLLDRTCNVEALLGGTREQIARAIHDDYLENLTDDASTRSSDPAAVAWDELPSALQESNRDQADHLGVKIRAVGCDLVPLFDGDAVSFRFTDAEIERLAEMEHTRWVDERRRHGWTHDARPKDASRRTTPHLVPWDDLEDDIRERDRSAVRAIPEFLARAGYQIVRL; encoded by the coding sequence GTGGAGGTTGACGCAGCGGTGCGTACCGTGGCCCGCGTCACGCGCGACTACCACTGGCACCTGATCACGGCACTGGCGGTCGTCGCCCTGGTGTTGGGCTACGTCGGGTTCCGTGAGTACTCCGACGCCCAGGGTGCCGGCTGGACCGTCGGAGACGTCCTCTACCGCGACGTGCAGCTCCTGGCGCTCGAGTCGGGGAGTGTCGAGGGTGATGTCCCCTGGGCGCTCGATGTAGCACGGTTCCTCGCCCCCGTCGCCGCCGGGTTCGCCGTCGTGAGCGCGCTGCTGTTCATCTTCCGCGATCAGCTCGAGGCCGTTCGGATCGCGCGCCTTCGAGGACACGTTGTGGTGTGTGGTGCGGGCCGGAAGGGCTCGTTGGCGATCCGCTCGTTGCGCGACAGCGGGTTCCGCGTCGTCGCCGTCGAGCAGAACGCGTCGTGCGCACACATCGAAGCGGCACTCGAGCGTGGAGCCCACGTCGTTCGGGGCGATGCGCGGGATCCGGCCCTTCTCCGCAAGGCCGGTGTCCCGAGGGCCACACACCTGGTGGTCGTATGCGGATCAGACGCCGCGTCCGCCGAGGTCGCCGTCCAGGCACGCGAGCTCCTGACGACGACCTCGGGGGCCACGTTGAGCTGCATCGCCGACATCGCCGATCCACAACTGTGCGCGCTCCTCCGAAGGGAGGAGATCGCGTTGCGACGCGAGATCCCGTTTCGACTGGACTTCTTCAACGCGCAGGAAGCCGGCGCCCGGATTCTCCTTCGCGAGCATCCTCCCGACTCTCGTGGAAACAGCTCAGGAGAAGTGCACATGGTCGTGGTCGGCCTCGGGGATTTCGGTACGAGGCTGGTAGCGCAGGCCGCTCTGTCGATGCATGGAACCGAAAGGCCGATCGCCTCGAAGCTCCGGGTCACGGTCGTCGACCGTGAGGCAGGTCGTAGAGTCGCTCGGCTGCGCGGGCTCCACCCCCGAATCGAGGACGTCTGCGATGTGGTGGCACTCGACATGGACATCGGGTCGGCCGAGTTCCGAAGCGGCGACTTCCTCACCAACGCGGGTGGGCCGGTGACAGCCACGTCGGTCTATGTCTGTCTCGGTAGCGACGCCGACGGACTCTCGACCGCGTTCTCGCTCGCGCCTCAGCTCCGTGACTCCGCCGTCCCGATCGTGGTGCGCACTTCCGAGTCGACCGGCCTCGCGCGGCTCGCCTCCGACGTCGAGAAGCGGTCCGGTCGGTGTGAGCTCGCAGTCTTTCCACTTCTCGACCGGACGTGCAACGTCGAGGCACTGCTCGGCGGGACACGCGAGCAGATCGCGCGGGCGATCCACGACGACTACCTGGAGAATCTGACGGACGACGCCTCGACACGCTCATCGGATCCGGCGGCCGTTGCCTGGGACGAACTCCCTTCGGCCCTCCAGGAGTCCAACCGGGACCAGGCCGATCACCTGGGCGTGAAGATCCGTGCCGTGGGCTGCGATCTCGTGCCGCTGTTTGACGGGGACGCCGTGTCGTTCCGCTTCACCGATGCGGAGATCGAGCGTCTCGCCGAGATGGAGCACACACGCTGGGTCGATGAGCGCCGACGGCACGGATGGACCCACGACGCCCGGCCGAAGGACGCCAGCCGGAGGACGACTCCCCACCTGGTGCCGTGGGACGACCTCGAGGACGACATCCGCGAGCGCGACAGATCGGCGGTCCGCGCGATCCCAGAATTTCTCGCCCGCGCGGGGTATCAGATCGTGCGGCTGTGA
- a CDS encoding universal stress protein: MGETVLACLDGSERCLEAVAEGIAVLAPDTTFVVATVIGTPDPSLVTGTGMAGGTMSAEEFDRTEAERLEVAEKLVADGRAALGLDAARTEVLIGDPGRAICDFAAKEEVAAVVMGSRGHGGFKRAVLGSVSDHVVRHAPCPVVVTGQHHE, translated from the coding sequence ATGGGCGAGACCGTGCTGGCGTGTCTGGACGGTTCCGAGCGGTGTCTCGAGGCCGTGGCCGAGGGCATTGCCGTTCTCGCACCGGATACGACGTTCGTGGTCGCCACGGTGATCGGCACGCCCGACCCGTCCCTCGTCACGGGCACCGGCATGGCGGGGGGAACGATGTCGGCCGAGGAGTTCGACCGCACGGAGGCGGAACGCCTCGAGGTGGCGGAGAAGCTCGTCGCTGACGGCAGGGCCGCTCTGGGCCTCGACGCAGCCCGCACCGAGGTGCTGATCGGAGATCCCGGCCGCGCCATCTGCGACTTCGCCGCGAAGGAAGAGGTGGCAGCGGTCGTGATGGGATCGCGTGGTCACGGCGGCTTCAAGCGTGCGGTGCTCGGCTCGGTCTCCGACCACGTCGTGCGCCATGCCCCGTGCCCCGTCGTGGTGACAGGCCAGCACCACGAGTAG